A single genomic interval of halophilic archaeon DL31 harbors:
- a CDS encoding Phenylacetate--CoA ligase (KEGG: htu:Htur_2897 phenylacetate--CoA ligase~PFAM: AMP-dependent synthetase/ligase), protein MRSDIETAPRETIRETQSERLRETVEHAYENVPFYRQALDDAGVAPDDIDRVGDVSKLPTTTKEDFRMEYPDGLFAVDWDDVARIHASSGTTGKPKIVSYTDDDLAVWSEVVARSLVAGGVDSDDVVQNSYGYGLFTGGLGLHAGAEEVGATVIPTGGGDTARQMTMLQDLESDVLCCTPSYCLYIAEALEDAGVNPAELPLSTVIIGAEPFTDAMREEIEDALDVTALDIYGLSEIIGPGVSMECADAQAGLHIWEDHFLPEVVDPETGEPLPEGEEGELVLTTLTKQALPVLRYRTGDMTALTYEACDCGRSIVRMDNVTGRTDDLLIVRGVNVYPSQIEEVMVDLEAVAPHYRIDLRRDDELDRLEITAEHHHEYDGSLEDLADDIGATLRDVLDVSPDSIEVVGPSELERTEVGKVKRVFDHR, encoded by the coding sequence ATGCGAAGCGACATCGAAACCGCCCCACGTGAGACCATTCGTGAGACACAGTCAGAGCGACTCCGCGAGACTGTCGAACACGCCTACGAGAACGTCCCGTTCTACCGCCAGGCCCTGGACGACGCGGGCGTCGCCCCCGACGACATTGACCGTGTCGGGGACGTTTCGAAGCTCCCGACGACGACGAAGGAGGATTTTCGCATGGAGTACCCCGATGGGCTCTTCGCTGTCGACTGGGACGATGTTGCTCGGATTCACGCGTCCTCAGGGACGACCGGGAAGCCAAAAATCGTCTCCTACACCGACGACGATCTGGCGGTCTGGAGCGAGGTCGTCGCGCGGTCGCTGGTCGCGGGCGGCGTCGATAGCGACGACGTGGTCCAGAACTCCTACGGCTACGGGCTGTTCACCGGTGGGCTCGGACTCCACGCCGGCGCCGAGGAGGTAGGGGCGACGGTCATTCCGACCGGCGGGGGCGACACCGCTCGGCAGATGACCATGCTTCAGGACCTCGAAAGCGACGTGCTCTGCTGTACGCCCTCCTACTGCCTCTACATCGCGGAGGCGCTGGAGGACGCGGGTGTCAACCCTGCAGAACTCCCGCTTTCCACCGTCATCATCGGCGCTGAGCCGTTCACCGATGCGATGCGCGAGGAGATCGAAGACGCCCTCGACGTGACCGCGCTGGACATCTACGGCCTCTCGGAGATTATCGGCCCGGGCGTCTCCATGGAGTGTGCGGACGCACAGGCAGGGCTCCATATCTGGGAGGACCACTTCCTCCCCGAGGTTGTCGACCCAGAAACGGGCGAGCCACTACCCGAGGGAGAGGAGGGCGAACTCGTCCTGACGACCCTCACGAAACAAGCGCTCCCTGTGCTGCGCTACCGGACCGGCGACATGACCGCACTGACCTACGAGGCGTGTGACTGCGGTCGGAGTATCGTCCGGATGGACAACGTCACGGGCCGGACTGACGACTTACTCATCGTCCGCGGGGTGAACGTCTATCCCTCCCAGATAGAGGAAGTGATGGTCGACCTCGAGGCGGTCGCGCCCCACTACCGCATCGACCTGCGCCGCGATGACGAACTTGACCGGCTCGAAATCACGGCCGAGCATCACCACGAGTACGACGGCTCCCTCGAGGACCTGGCCGACGACATCGGCGCCACGCTCCGTGACGTGCTGGACGTTTCACCAGATAGCATCGAGGTAGTTGGACCGAGCGAACTCGAACGCACGGAAGTGGGAAAAGTCAAGCGTGTCTTCGACCACCGCTGA